A region from the Roseofilum capinflatum BLCC-M114 genome encodes:
- a CDS encoding Crp/Fnr family transcriptional regulator yields MNPIILLQNLSLFQSLSLDELILISQELVQEQYLEHEIILAAGKVMNACYIVGSGTVISSKRSGDQLIPIKEIASGSGFGYLDLFDDSPSQLQFTAKTDCQLFKIDKKRLMSLGYQRPQILISICRDFSQTLQQVVYQQWMQEVQSCIN; encoded by the coding sequence ATGAACCCCATTATCCTCCTGCAAAACCTCTCCCTGTTCCAAAGCCTGAGCTTAGACGAACTGATTTTAATCTCCCAAGAGTTAGTCCAAGAACAGTATTTAGAACATGAAATCATCCTTGCCGCCGGTAAGGTGATGAACGCTTGTTATATTGTCGGGTCGGGAACCGTCATTTCTTCTAAACGCTCTGGAGACCAGTTAATCCCGATTAAGGAAATTGCTTCCGGTTCCGGTTTTGGCTATCTTGACTTATTTGATGACTCACCCTCCCAACTACAATTTACGGCCAAAACCGACTGTCAACTGTTCAAAATTGATAAAAAACGGTTAATGAGTCTAGGCTACCAGCGCCCCCAGATTTTGATCTCCATTTGCCGGGATTTTAGTCAAACCTTGCAGCAAGTGGTTTATCAACAATGGATGCAAGAGGTTCAGAGTTGTATCAATTAA
- a CDS encoding transposase encodes MICKVSEFKANFTADQIATTKAGHERMGDKDHVFTRAEIKASGWFGGYGYSCPIQRDHNPGLISNSAMKDSKRGLGILARARDLQDRSIITPDLLKDLDRQLILNVQQKYRMGLLEQLGGAWDKYVKDRYSKESLRRGKPKFKGTNTPVTTIRHPNPNAGGKKPQSADAVRTVGENRLKIPGFGDVHLPGLDQRWGKSRVKVMQIVEKASGFFVQLTREEPPRRVRNVEPRGYAGVDWGWKEENYCSVTWVNEEGKTRSQQISKPRFYRDSQEKLKKAQQHLDEKLYRRLILWIHHPDTNLLDYVSKADADILKTCRTVEDLCAHIGVDLNASTIQRLRWKQCGDSQGVKNCKQKIKRIHEKTKRRRRSHQYRIASYLTTYSSGIAVEHGLQNKVGKAKAKAKEDGSGFDKNQAAAVAGQNKSNLDAAIGQQIDLIDKKTQEFGKKMQRLKPASDLPLSRICCQCLAYDPDMDINKPVYRCTHCGYEGDRDINSSELIAKLGREPNLQKTIKQNIKKTRKK; translated from the coding sequence ATGATCTGTAAAGTTAGTGAATTTAAGGCCAATTTTACAGCCGATCAAATCGCCACTACTAAAGCCGGTCATGAGAGAATGGGCGATAAGGATCACGTCTTCACCCGTGCCGAGATTAAAGCCTCTGGATGGTTTGGCGGCTATGGCTACTCTTGCCCCATTCAACGCGACCACAACCCCGGACTAATCAGCAATTCAGCCATGAAGGACTCCAAACGAGGCTTAGGCATCCTTGCCAGGGCTAGAGATTTACAAGACCGGTCAATTATTACCCCCGACCTCCTCAAAGATTTAGACCGGCAACTGATCCTCAACGTGCAACAAAAATATCGCATGGGATTACTCGAACAACTAGGGGGCGCTTGGGATAAATATGTAAAAGACCGCTACAGTAAAGAATCCCTACGTCGAGGAAAGCCGAAATTTAAGGGAACGAATACCCCTGTAACCACCATTCGCCACCCCAACCCCAATGCCGGAGGCAAAAAACCCCAATCAGCCGATGCTGTCCGCACTGTAGGAGAAAATCGGCTAAAAATCCCCGGTTTTGGCGATGTTCACCTCCCCGGACTTGACCAGCGCTGGGGAAAGAGTCGGGTAAAAGTGATGCAAATTGTCGAGAAAGCATCCGGGTTTTTTGTCCAACTCACCCGCGAAGAACCGCCCCGACGGGTGCGAAATGTGGAGCCGAGAGGCTATGCAGGGGTTGATTGGGGATGGAAAGAAGAGAACTATTGCTCCGTAACTTGGGTGAATGAAGAGGGAAAAACCCGCAGTCAACAAATCAGTAAACCCCGATTTTATCGGGACTCCCAAGAAAAACTGAAGAAAGCACAGCAACACCTGGATGAGAAACTCTACCGTCGGCTGATTCTGTGGATACATCACCCGGACACGAATCTATTGGATTATGTCTCGAAAGCAGATGCGGACATCCTCAAAACTTGCCGCACGGTTGAGGATTTGTGCGCCCATATTGGTGTTGACTTAAACGCCAGCACCATTCAGCGCCTACGGTGGAAGCAGTGCGGAGACTCCCAAGGGGTGAAAAACTGCAAGCAGAAAATCAAGCGCATCCACGAAAAGACGAAACGCAGACGGCGATCGCATCAATACCGGATTGCTTCCTATTTAACCACCTATTCCTCCGGTATCGCCGTTGAGCATGGCTTGCAGAATAAGGTAGGAAAGGCAAAAGCCAAAGCCAAAGAGGACGGGAGCGGCTTTGACAAAAACCAAGCGGCGGCTGTAGCGGGCCAAAATAAGAGTAATCTGGATGCGGCGATCGGTCAACAAATCGACTTAATCGACAAGAAAACCCAAGAATTCGGTAAAAAGATGCAGCGCCTAAAACCTGCGTCCGATCTACCCTTATCTCGGATTTGCTGCCAATGCCTAGCCTATGATCCAGACATGGACATCAATAAGCCTGTCTATCGGTGTACCCATTGCGGATATGAAGGCGATCGGGATATCAACTCTTCCGAACTCATCGCCAAACTCGGACGCGAACCCAACCTCCAAAAAACCATCAAACAAAACATCAAGAAAACCCGCAAAAAATAG
- a CDS encoding NADPH-dependent FMN reductase — MSNSTKILAFAGSARQESFHKKLVKIAAQGATEAGAEVTFIDLRDYPMPIYDQDLEEKEGLPESVLALKALFKTHQGLLIASPEYNSSITGLLKNTIDWLSRSEPDEPPLALSCFRGKVAGIMSISPGGVGGLRGLVHLRAILENIGVMVLPDQKTIPNAFEQFDGEDQLKDERQQKSVKALGQKLAELAMKLS; from the coding sequence ATGTCTAATTCAACCAAAATTCTCGCTTTTGCAGGTAGCGCTCGCCAGGAATCTTTTCATAAAAAACTGGTGAAAATTGCGGCTCAAGGAGCTACGGAAGCAGGCGCAGAAGTGACATTTATTGATTTGCGGGATTACCCGATGCCGATTTATGACCAGGATTTAGAAGAGAAGGAAGGTTTACCGGAGTCGGTTTTGGCTTTGAAGGCGCTGTTTAAGACTCACCAAGGGTTGTTAATTGCCTCTCCGGAATACAATAGCTCAATTACGGGATTATTGAAAAATACGATTGATTGGTTGTCCCGTTCGGAACCGGATGAACCCCCTTTGGCGCTTAGTTGTTTTCGGGGTAAGGTGGCTGGAATTATGAGTATTTCTCCGGGAGGCGTAGGAGGTTTGAGGGGATTGGTTCATTTACGGGCGATTTTGGAGAATATTGGCGTGATGGTTTTGCCGGATCAAAAGACGATTCCGAATGCCTTTGAGCAGTTTGATGGTGAGGATCAACTGAAGGATGAACGGCAACAGAAGTCGGTTAAGGCTTTGGGGCAAAAGTTGGCAGAGTTGGCGATGAAGTTGTCATAG
- a CDS encoding pirin family protein, producing MVHTPLQTPQITVRKSSERGLANHGWLNSYHTFSFANYYDPKYQGFRHLLVINEDRIKGGSGFGTHPHRDMEIISYVIDGALEHQDSMGNGSVIRPGDVQIMSAGTGVTHSEYNPSQEDWGHFLQIWILPNQKGLNPGYQQQYFSPASKQNQLRLLVSPDGEQGSVVIHQDAKLFASVLDPGVALAYEFAPERYGWIQMVRGKLSVNGTVLETGDGAAIAHTETLNLQAQESSEFLLFDLA from the coding sequence ATGGTTCATACACCCCTACAAACCCCCCAAATCACAGTTCGTAAATCCTCAGAGCGGGGATTAGCTAACCATGGATGGTTAAATTCATATCATACCTTTTCTTTTGCCAATTATTATGACCCTAAGTATCAAGGATTTCGCCATCTTTTGGTGATTAATGAAGACCGAATTAAGGGCGGTTCGGGTTTTGGAACCCATCCCCACCGAGATATGGAAATTATTTCCTATGTGATTGATGGCGCTTTAGAGCATCAGGATAGCATGGGCAATGGGTCGGTAATTCGTCCGGGAGATGTGCAAATTATGAGTGCAGGAACGGGGGTTACCCATAGTGAGTATAATCCTTCTCAGGAAGATTGGGGGCATTTTTTGCAAATCTGGATTTTACCGAATCAAAAGGGGTTAAATCCGGGTTATCAACAACAATATTTTAGTCCAGCATCGAAACAAAATCAACTGCGGTTGTTGGTTTCTCCGGATGGTGAGCAGGGTTCGGTGGTGATTCATCAAGATGCTAAGTTGTTTGCTTCGGTGTTAGATCCAGGGGTGGCGTTAGCTTATGAGTTTGCCCCAGAGCGTTATGGATGGATACAAATGGTGCGGGGAAAACTGTCAGTTAATGGTACAGTATTGGAAACTGGAGATGGGGCTGCGATCGCCCATACGGAAACCTTAAATTTACAAGCCCAAGAATCCTCGGAGTTTCTGCTGTTTGATTTGGCTTAG
- a CDS encoding winged helix-turn-helix transcriptional regulator, with amino-acid sequence MDSKLESSTRLTCAVETTIKVIGGRWKVLILRELFSGVKRFGELQRAISGVTQKMLTQQLREMEEDGLIQRVVYAQVPPKVEYSLTPTGESLEPVLTAMHDWAIEYMDIKDG; translated from the coding sequence ATGGACAGTAAATTAGAGTCCTCAACCCGCCTAACCTGTGCCGTAGAAACTACCATCAAAGTGATTGGGGGACGCTGGAAAGTGTTAATTCTGCGCGAACTGTTCTCTGGAGTCAAGCGCTTTGGAGAACTGCAACGAGCCATTTCTGGAGTCACGCAGAAAATGCTCACCCAACAACTGCGAGAAATGGAAGAAGATGGACTAATTCAGCGCGTGGTTTATGCCCAAGTACCGCCCAAAGTTGAGTATTCTTTAACCCCCACAGGAGAGAGTTTAGAACCAGTTTTAACAGCGATGCATGACTGGGCAATTGAGTATATGGACATCAAGGATGGATAA
- a CDS encoding DUF790 family protein, which yields MLPSELLIYRYSGETIIPKRLKLDRYWIGIATDLIACFQDHIGQPQKDLDRSLQEFEGESPDFRIKRGLAHLLKSSFSTFEIISPLDPPLLRQRIFAAAAQGRPGHDWTEHTLTQVAHSLSQELKREVVIDELRQGLYADLIENRIFTQFDPPEPEALLHRYNLSQVQGIFYRATHIKINAHRNVPGEYKLLFRYLKLFQLMAYIEGDADHGFTITIDGPSSLLKVSTRYGLALAKLIPALLHVTKWSIEANLQTRDFYTGAPKQGKFSLDSQCQLVSHYPPGKPYDSMIESAFADRWEKQKTDWALEREVDLIPIPGSVMIPDFRFVHADGRSVLLEIVGYWRPSYLQKKFYQVKFIDDKAFILAISDRLNLEKAGVKISECPIPIVWFKEKLLPKSVLELLENL from the coding sequence ATGCTACCGAGCGAATTACTGATTTATCGCTATAGCGGCGAAACTATTATTCCCAAAAGACTCAAACTAGACCGCTATTGGATAGGGATAGCCACCGATTTAATTGCCTGTTTTCAAGACCATATCGGACAACCCCAAAAAGACCTCGATCGCAGCTTACAGGAATTTGAAGGCGAAAGTCCCGATTTTCGCATCAAGCGCGGACTCGCTCATCTCTTGAAAAGCTCCTTTTCTACCTTTGAAATCATCAGCCCCCTTGACCCCCCCCTGCTCAGACAGCGCATCTTTGCCGCAGCGGCCCAAGGTCGGCCGGGACACGACTGGACAGAACACACCTTAACCCAAGTGGCCCACAGTTTGAGCCAAGAACTCAAGCGCGAAGTAGTCATTGATGAACTGCGTCAAGGACTCTATGCCGATTTAATCGAAAATCGCATCTTCACCCAATTTGACCCCCCAGAACCGGAAGCGCTGCTGCATCGCTATAACCTGTCCCAAGTGCAAGGTATCTTTTATCGCGCCACCCATATTAAAATTAATGCACATCGCAATGTTCCCGGAGAATATAAGCTCTTATTTCGCTATCTGAAGCTGTTTCAATTGATGGCATATATTGAAGGGGATGCCGACCATGGGTTTACGATTACCATTGATGGGCCCTCTAGTTTACTAAAGGTGAGTACGCGCTATGGACTGGCTTTGGCTAAGTTAATTCCGGCTCTGTTGCATGTGACCAAATGGAGCATCGAAGCCAATTTACAAACCCGTGATTTCTATACGGGTGCGCCGAAACAAGGTAAGTTTTCTTTAGATTCCCAATGTCAGTTAGTCAGCCATTATCCCCCCGGAAAACCCTATGATAGTATGATTGAGTCAGCTTTTGCCGATCGCTGGGAAAAGCAGAAAACCGATTGGGCTTTAGAGCGAGAAGTGGATTTAATCCCCATTCCCGGTAGTGTGATGATTCCGGATTTTCGCTTTGTCCATGCCGATGGGCGATCGGTTTTATTAGAAATTGTGGGCTATTGGCGACCGAGTTATTTACAGAAGAAATTTTATCAGGTGAAATTTATTGATGACAAGGCTTTTATTTTGGCGATTTCTGACCGTTTGAATCTAGAAAAAGCTGGGGTTAAGATTTCCGAGTGTCCCATTCCCATTGTCTGGTTTAAGGAGAAATTATTGCCCAAGTCAGTTCTGGAATTATTAGAAAATTTATGA
- a CDS encoding D-glycero-alpha-D-manno-heptose-1,7-bisphosphate 7-phosphatase → MSQPAVFLDRDGVLNQEVGYIHRVEDLNLIPGVAQAVRRLNDQNFFCCLVTNQSGPARSYYSIDHVNALHQRLRSLLKTQAGAVLDALFVCPYLSPPEGGIDPEFARWSTWRKPNTGMLVAAAWEHDLDLSSSFVVGDKATDVDMAHNAGCQGILVQTGYGSRVLSGDYQHHTRPDYIATDLADGVNWILGIGNRE, encoded by the coding sequence ATGAGCCAACCCGCCGTATTTCTAGACCGTGATGGAGTTCTCAACCAAGAAGTCGGTTATATCCATCGAGTAGAAGACCTCAACCTCATTCCCGGTGTCGCTCAAGCAGTGCGCCGCTTAAATGACCAAAACTTCTTCTGTTGCCTGGTGACCAATCAATCGGGGCCGGCGCGATCGTACTATAGTATCGATCATGTCAATGCGCTCCATCAGCGCCTCCGTAGCCTCCTAAAAACCCAAGCTGGAGCCGTCTTAGATGCCCTCTTCGTCTGTCCCTATCTCAGCCCCCCAGAAGGCGGTATTGACCCAGAATTTGCCCGATGGAGTACCTGGCGCAAACCCAACACCGGCATGTTAGTCGCAGCCGCTTGGGAACATGACTTAGACCTCAGTTCTAGTTTTGTTGTCGGCGATAAAGCGACAGATGTAGACATGGCTCATAATGCCGGATGTCAAGGCATTTTAGTCCAAACTGGTTATGGTTCGCGGGTTCTCTCCGGAGACTATCAGCACCATACTCGACCCGATTATATCGCCACAGATTTAGCCGATGGCGTAAATTGGATTCTTGGAATAGGGAATAGGGAATAG
- a CDS encoding glycosyltransferase family 9 protein translates to MKVVALVPGGIGDQILFFPTLDRLKQSYPKAEIDVIVEPRSKGAYRVSQSVNDVFAFDFKDRNSPADWGNLLGILRDREYEVALSLGQRWAVGLLLWLTGIPTRISYQGPGSFFLSNPIPLKTEQYAAHMYYDLLQGLNISGPCPDLSLNVPKKDIEWAEQEQQKLGIGEGGYLLIHGGSSQLAQTKGIDKIYPVAKWQAIVQTLNQQQPDLPLVVLKGPEDEALVSQLIQVCPNLKVTSPPDIGKLAAMIANANLMLCTDSAPMHLSVAVKTFTIALFGPTDPQKLLPASDKYISISSPTGKIADITPQMVLEKILGS, encoded by the coding sequence ATGAAAGTAGTAGCCCTTGTTCCTGGTGGCATTGGCGATCAGATCTTATTTTTTCCGACGCTCGATCGCCTGAAACAATCCTACCCCAAAGCGGAAATCGATGTCATTGTCGAACCCCGCTCAAAGGGAGCCTATCGCGTCAGTCAGTCTGTAAATGATGTGTTTGCCTTTGACTTCAAAGACCGCAACTCTCCGGCAGACTGGGGGAATTTATTGGGTATTTTACGCGATCGCGAATACGAAGTCGCCCTCTCCCTCGGTCAACGCTGGGCCGTCGGTCTGCTCCTCTGGCTCACCGGTATCCCCACCCGCATCAGTTATCAAGGGCCGGGGTCTTTCTTCCTCTCCAACCCCATTCCCCTCAAAACCGAGCAATACGCCGCTCATATGTACTATGACCTCCTCCAAGGTCTGAACATCAGCGGCCCCTGTCCCGACCTCTCCCTCAACGTCCCCAAAAAAGACATCGAATGGGCCGAGCAAGAACAGCAAAAACTCGGCATCGGTGAAGGCGGTTATCTCTTAATTCATGGAGGGTCGAGCCAACTGGCCCAAACCAAAGGCATTGATAAAATCTATCCTGTCGCCAAATGGCAAGCCATTGTCCAAACCCTCAACCAGCAACAGCCAGACTTACCCCTAGTCGTGCTGAAAGGCCCCGAAGACGAAGCCCTGGTGAGCCAACTGATACAAGTTTGTCCCAACTTAAAAGTCACCTCACCCCCAGACATTGGTAAACTAGCCGCCATGATTGCCAATGCCAACTTAATGCTCTGTACCGATAGCGCCCCCATGCACTTGTCTGTAGCGGTAAAAACCTTTACCATCGCCCTCTTTGGCCCCACTGACCCGCAGAAACTTCTTCCTGCCAGTGACAAATATATCAGTATTTCTTCCCCTACGGGCAAGATAGCAGATATTACCCCCCAAATGGTACTGGAGAAAATTCTCGGCAGTTAG
- a CDS encoding M48 family metallopeptidase, whose amino-acid sequence MPTYTGISSEAFRHPLDWEAEQTLRSFPGFDAVARKFVEFIYERPQYIYLMGNSIEVGPRQYSTIYQLFRESVRDLDVSPQPDLFVSQNPQVNSYALGKDKPFIVLNTGLLDLMSEAEIKTVLAHELGHIKCGHTILIQMAIWAMNTAAAIGEMTFGLGNVVSSGLIYAFYEWRRKAELSADRAALLVTDNLPLVMNTMMKMAGGSSQYGHEVNLQEFIRQSQTYQDLDQDNLNQVYKFLLYNGGQGMLLSHPFPVDRLQYLQTWYDSPEYAQIRQGNYRQEAAEGSVNVDSEAPKSARKEAEDLRHQLEELQQEIERLKTQKQKN is encoded by the coding sequence ATGCCCACTTATACCGGAATCTCTAGCGAAGCCTTCCGTCATCCCCTAGACTGGGAAGCCGAACAAACCTTACGCAGTTTCCCAGGATTTGATGCAGTCGCTCGCAAATTTGTAGAATTTATTTACGAACGTCCTCAATATATTTACTTAATGGGCAACAGTATTGAAGTGGGGCCCCGCCAGTATTCCACCATTTATCAACTGTTTCGGGAATCTGTCCGCGATCTGGATGTTTCCCCACAACCGGACTTATTTGTGTCCCAAAATCCCCAAGTCAATAGTTATGCTTTGGGCAAAGATAAGCCGTTTATTGTTCTGAATACCGGCTTATTGGACTTGATGAGTGAAGCGGAAATTAAAACTGTCCTGGCTCACGAACTCGGTCATATTAAGTGTGGCCACACCATTTTAATTCAGATGGCGATCTGGGCCATGAACACAGCAGCAGCGATCGGTGAAATGACCTTTGGCTTAGGCAATGTCGTCAGTAGCGGTCTCATCTATGCCTTTTACGAATGGCGGCGCAAAGCTGAACTATCAGCAGATCGTGCCGCTCTCCTCGTCACCGATAACCTTCCTCTCGTCATGAATACCATGATGAAAATGGCAGGGGGATCGAGTCAATATGGCCATGAAGTCAATCTACAAGAATTTATCCGTCAATCTCAAACCTATCAAGACCTGGATCAAGACAATCTCAATCAGGTTTATAAGTTTCTTCTGTACAATGGAGGACAGGGAATGCTCCTAAGTCATCCCTTCCCCGTTGACCGGCTCCAATATCTACAAACCTGGTATGATTCCCCAGAATATGCCCAAATTCGTCAAGGAAATTATCGCCAAGAGGCTGCCGAAGGATCGGTCAATGTGGACTCAGAAGCGCCCAAGTCAGCAAGAAAAGAAGCAGAAGACCTGCGTCATCAACTTGAAGAGTTACAGCAAGAAATTGAGCGACTCAAAACCCAAAAACAGAAAAACTAA
- a CDS encoding response regulator transcription factor, whose protein sequence is MSLVILVVEDDLGTRLAIQDYLEQGGYSVILAAHGQEALQQVKQYHPYLIVTDIAMPLMDGYELVRQIRKQPEFRLLPVVFLTARTAMEDRIRGYQLGCDMYLPKPFELEELGAVVRNLVERYSLMMQATSKAPTPAIGTSSEPLTSKIVPPDLALTNREWDVLHLLTSGLSNAQIGQRLHLSPRTIEKYVSSLLRKTLTNNRAELVHYVMQHGLIE, encoded by the coding sequence ATGTCACTGGTGATTCTGGTTGTCGAAGATGATCTGGGAACACGCCTTGCTATTCAAGACTATTTAGAGCAGGGAGGTTATTCGGTTATCCTGGCGGCACATGGACAAGAAGCTCTGCAACAGGTTAAACAATATCATCCCTATCTGATAGTCACAGATATTGCTATGCCCTTGATGGATGGCTACGAATTGGTGCGCCAGATCCGTAAGCAACCGGAATTTCGTTTATTGCCGGTAGTTTTCTTAACGGCTCGTACAGCTATGGAAGACCGCATTCGGGGCTATCAGTTAGGATGTGATATGTATTTACCCAAACCCTTTGAACTCGAAGAGTTAGGGGCAGTGGTACGGAATTTGGTTGAACGCTATTCATTAATGATGCAGGCAACCTCTAAAGCCCCGACTCCTGCTATTGGTACTTCTTCGGAACCGTTAACCAGCAAAATTGTACCCCCCGATCTAGCTTTGACTAATCGAGAATGGGATGTTCTGCATTTACTTACCAGTGGCTTATCGAATGCACAAATTGGCCAGCGTTTACATTTAAGTCCCCGCACCATTGAAAAATATGTGAGTAGCTTATTACGCAAAACCTTAACGAATAATCGAGCAGAACTGGTTCACTATGTCATGCAACACGGGTTGATTGAGTAG
- a CDS encoding low molecular weight protein-tyrosine-phosphatase, with translation MPYKLLFVCLGNICRSPSAENIMNHLIAQRGLEDQIECDSAGTSAYHIGSSPDRRMAAAAAKQGIELKGKARQFQTEDFEAFDLILAMDKDNYRNILFLDQRNQYKDKVRLMCDFCTRHPQISEVPDPYYGGPEGFNQVIDLLMDACEGLLHQLTINN, from the coding sequence ATGCCATATAAGCTGTTATTTGTGTGTCTGGGCAACATTTGCCGATCGCCTTCCGCCGAAAATATTATGAACCATTTGATCGCCCAACGGGGTTTAGAAGACCAAATTGAGTGCGATTCAGCCGGTACAAGTGCCTATCATATTGGTAGCTCCCCAGACCGCCGCATGGCAGCCGCAGCAGCAAAACAAGGGATTGAGCTGAAAGGAAAGGCGCGTCAGTTTCAGACGGAAGATTTTGAAGCGTTTGATTTGATCCTGGCCATGGACAAGGATAATTATCGTAATATTTTGTTCTTAGACCAGAGAAATCAGTATAAGGATAAAGTGCGTCTAATGTGTGATTTCTGCACTCGTCATCCCCAGATTTCCGAAGTTCCAGACCCCTATTATGGTGGCCCGGAAGGGTTTAATCAGGTCATTGATTTACTCATGGATGCCTGTGAGGGGTTGTTACATCAATTAACAATTAACAATTAA
- a CDS encoding YbaB/EbfC family nucleoid-associated protein yields MSQGKGFGFGLGKMKELTEAFKKAQQVQEGAKQLQEELEELEVEGEAGGGLVKVVMNGNQNPQRVTISPDVLGEGADVVSDLVTAAMKDAYNKSTATMKEKMESLTEGLNLPGMG; encoded by the coding sequence ATGTCACAAGGAAAGGGATTTGGCTTCGGTTTAGGAAAAATGAAAGAGCTGACCGAAGCGTTTAAAAAAGCTCAACAGGTTCAAGAGGGAGCAAAGCAACTCCAAGAAGAGTTAGAGGAACTCGAAGTTGAGGGAGAAGCAGGCGGTGGACTGGTTAAGGTGGTCATGAATGGCAACCAAAATCCCCAGCGTGTAACTATTTCTCCTGATGTTCTGGGAGAAGGGGCTGATGTGGTCTCAGACTTGGTTACCGCAGCCATGAAAGATGCTTATAACAAGTCTACAGCCACCATGAAGGAAAAGATGGAATCCTTGACAGAAGGATTAAATCTGCCGGGTATGGGATAA
- the murB gene encoding UDP-N-acetylmuramate dehydrogenase, whose amino-acid sequence MTISYDPPRLKSARGLTQMAPEGIQLKPTDGVSQPSMIQSHVPLAGLTSFRVGGPAQWYAAPQSEAELLESLAWAKSKSLPVTVIGAGSNLLISDEGLPGLVIGTRNLRNIEYDDQMAQVSVGAGVSLAYLARQVARRGWSGLEWAIGIPGTVGGAVVMNAGAHKSCIADILMDIEVISGNGINQTLTHADLEYRYRSSILQGSNYTVTQARFQLKPTHDPQRIIATTNTHLHQRHATQPYHLPSCGSVFRNPEPQKAAQLIEKTGLKGYKIGDAQVSELHANFILNCGQAKASDIYQLIHYVQDQVARQWSIQLKPEVKILGKFNP is encoded by the coding sequence ATGACAATTTCCTACGATCCCCCTAGACTCAAAAGCGCTCGTGGTCTGACTCAGATGGCTCCTGAAGGCATCCAACTCAAACCAACGGATGGGGTGAGTCAACCGAGTATGATTCAATCCCATGTCCCCTTAGCAGGGTTAACCTCATTTCGGGTGGGGGGGCCAGCTCAATGGTATGCTGCCCCTCAATCAGAAGCCGAATTACTGGAGAGTTTAGCTTGGGCAAAATCAAAATCTCTACCTGTGACCGTGATCGGGGCAGGATCAAACTTGTTAATTAGTGATGAGGGGTTACCGGGACTGGTGATCGGGACTCGAAATCTGCGAAATATTGAGTATGACGATCAGATGGCACAAGTGAGCGTTGGTGCTGGTGTGTCCTTAGCCTATCTAGCTCGGCAAGTGGCTCGTAGGGGGTGGTCTGGACTCGAATGGGCGATCGGCATTCCCGGAACCGTTGGGGGAGCTGTAGTGATGAATGCTGGGGCCCACAAAAGCTGTATTGCCGATATTCTCATGGATATTGAAGTGATCTCTGGTAACGGCATCAATCAAACCTTAACCCATGCAGACCTCGAATATCGTTACCGCAGCTCTATCCTGCAAGGGTCAAACTACACGGTTACTCAGGCTCGGTTTCAACTCAAGCCAACCCACGATCCCCAAAGGATAATAGCAACGACCAATACCCATCTCCATCAACGTCACGCCACCCAACCCTATCATCTGCCCAGTTGTGGCAGTGTGTTTCGCAATCCTGAACCCCAAAAAGCGGCCCAACTGATTGAAAAAACGGGCCTGAAGGGCTATAAAATTGGAGATGCCCAGGTTTCTGAACTCCATGCCAACTTTATTCTCAACTGTGGCCAGGCAAAAGCCAGTGATATTTATCAATTAATTCACTATGTTCAGGATCAAGTGGCTCGGCAATGGTCAATCCAATTGAAACCGGAAGTGAAGATTTTAGGAAAGTTTAACCCATAA